Proteins encoded in a region of the Borrelia hermsii DAH genome:
- a CDS encoding BTA121 domain-containing protein surface lipoprotein gives MVGRKHCNLLLLLLVVSCSLKPGEDKILKDSLSRGSFIGSGSPGGSLIGKGLFQNSGLKRPVGADLPKVKSPVLEGPVGADFSKVKSPVLEGRPVGEGLERLEKLVFKGPVGESLEKLEKLAFGGHVDEDLERLEKLVRDEHVGEGLTKDQKNDIRSTPGAAAEESTEVKLNKILGTFGSQSGKIKEGIDGVQRVVTNSDIGSAEGYKTYTKLEFYSILIDLGDLRLKEIIEFHLKFLESLKEVEDSIDRIATEEVSLNLKDEFYDCNEQYKLCIKAAFQESDPDKINLMISLKNENMQDCMDSFNDLKLKAMNFIAIESLRSELSERENEVINDVQRIVTNSDIGSAEGYKTYIDVEFYSMLSELGPSRVREMIERFKIGSEVGIDDVIEVIDRVGSNSLGDELKRACHNYRELFELDIKRVFNYPTATEVYDEVMDSNWYDAEFAKIKERATHFMDYYKLYSELPGEDGFAIRYIRRAVTDPDIDNAKGYKTYTDAEFYSILIDLGELRLKEIIEFHLKFVELLEEVQDAIDRIATEEVRRNVEAEFYGCDEQYKLCLKAAFQESDPDKINLMISLKNENMKNCINSFNDLKLKAMNFVAIELLRSELSERENEVINDIKRIVTNSDIGRAEGYRTYTELEFREVLGELGPFRVKEMIERFKMGSAADLEALKEVIESIDLGLVGYKLRKACDNYRELFELDIKKVFDNSTATEVYDEVVDSRWYDAEFIRLKKQILYFIDYENTYAKLIGKEGFIIKYLQKAATNSDIGKSEGYKTYTDLEFREILGKLGPAKVREMIEKISEFLDMLNVILRLIATAKEGQLKVELHRKVLLERNIHYLLKVKECFNKSTVDEIYQAITGDDFLDRVMLFSKECQRRIENQQSNQQSN, from the coding sequence GTGGTGGGGAGAAAACATTGCAATTTGTTGTTACTATTGCTAGTGGTAAGTTGTAGTTTGAAACCTGGGGAAGATAAAATTCTTAAAGATAGTCTGTCTAGGGGGAGTTTTATTGGAAGTGGCTCACCTGGAGGAAGTTTGATTGGAAAGGGTTTGTTTCAAAATTCTGGGCTTAAAAGACCTGTAGGTGCAGATTTGCCAAAGGTTAAAAGTCCTGTACTTGAAGGACCTGTAGGTGCAGATTTCTCAAAGGTTAAAAGCCCTGTACTTGAAGGACGACCTGTAGGTGAGGGTTTGGAAAGGCTTGAGAAACTTGTGTTTAAAGGACCTGTAGGTGAGAGTTTAGAAAAACTTGAAAAACTTGCGTTTGGAGGACATGTAGATGAGGATTTGGAAAGGCTTGAGAAACTTGTGCGTGATGAGCATGTAGGTGAGGGTTTGACAAAGGATCAAAAAAATGACATTAGAAGTACTCCTGGAGCCGCTGCAGAGGAGAGCACGGAAGTTAAACTTAATAAGATTTTAGGCACATTTGGGTCACAGAGCGGAAAGATAAAAGAAGGAATTGATGGTGTACAAAGGGTAGTAACTAATTCTGATATTGGTAGTGCTGAAGGTTACAAGACATATACTAAGCTTGAATTTTACTCCATATTAATTGACTTAGGCGATCTTAGACTTAAGGAAATTATAGAATTTCATTTAAAGTTTTTGGAATCACTAAAAGAAGTTGAGGATTCTATTGATAGGATTGCTACAGAAGAAGTAAGTCTAAACTTGAAAGATGAGTTTTATGATTGCAATGAGCAATATAAATTGTGTATAAAAGCCGCATTTCAAGAGTCTGATCCCGATAAGATTAATTTGATGATAAGTCTTAAGAATGAGAATATGCAAGACTGTATGGATAGTTTTAATGATCTTAAACTTAAAGCTATGAATTTTATAGCTATTGAATCTCTACGCTCAGAGTTGTCTGAGAGAGAAAATGAAGTTATTAATGATGTACAAAGGATAGTAACTAATTCTGATATTGGTAGTGCTGAAGGTTACAAGACATATATTGATGTGGAGTTTTACTCCATGTTAAGTGAGTTGGGTCCTTCTAGAGTTAGAGAAATGATAGAAAGGTTTAAGATAGGTTCTGAAGTAGGAATTGATGATGTTATAGAAGTTATTGATAGAGTTGGTTCAAACTCATTAGGGGACGAATTGAAACGTGCTTGTCATAATTATAGGGAGCTTTTTGAATTAGATATAAAGAGAGTATTTAATTATCCTACTGCTACAGAGGTGTATGATGAGGTTATGGATAGTAATTGGTATGATGCTGAGTTTGCTAAGATTAAAGAGCGCGCTACACATTTTATGGATTATTACAAGCTATATTCAGAGCTTCCAGGTGAAGATGGATTTGCAATTCGGTATATACGAAGAGCAGTAACTGATCCTGATATTGACAATGCTAAAGGTTACAAGACATATACTGATGCTGAATTTTACTCCATATTAATTGATTTAGGCGAGCTTAGACTTAAGGAAATTATAGAATTTCATTTAAAGTTTGTGGAATTACTAGAAGAAGTTCAGGACGCTATTGATAGGATTGCTACAGAAGAAGTAAGACGAAATGTGGAAGCTGAGTTTTATGGTTGCGATGAGCAATATAAATTGTGCCTAAAAGCTGCATTTCAAGAGTCTGATCCCGATAAGATTAATTTGATGATAAGTCTTAAGAATGAGAATATGAAAAACTGTATTAATAGTTTTAATGATCTTAAACTTAAAGCTATGAATTTTGTAGCTATTGAATTGCTACGCTCAGAGTTGTCTGAGAGAGAGAATGAGGTTATTAATGATATAAAAAGGATAGTAACTAATTCTGATATTGGCAGGGCTGAAGGTTACAGGACTTATACTGAGCTTGAGTTTCGTGAAGTATTAGGTGAGTTGGGTCCTTTTAGGGTTAAAGAGATGATAGAAAGGTTTAAGATGGGTTCTGCAGCAGACTTAGAGGCCCTTAAGGAAGTTATTGAGAGTATTGATTTAGGCTTAGTAGGATACAAATTGAGAAAAGCTTGTGATAATTACAGGGAGCTTTTTGAATTGGATATAAAGAAGGTATTCGATAATTCTACTGCTACAGAGGTGTATGATGAGGTTGTGGATAGTCGTTGGTATGATGCTGAGTTTATTAGGCTTAAAAAGCAAATTTTATACTTTATAGATTATGAGAATACATATGCAAAGCTTATTGGTAAAGAGGGATTTATAATTAAGTATCTACAAAAAGCAGCAACTAATTCTGATATTGGTAAGAGTGAAGGTTACAAGACTTATACTGATCTTGAGTTTCGTGAAATATTAGGTAAGTTGGGCCCTGCTAAGGTTAGAGAAATGATAGAAAAGATTAGCGAATTTTTGGACATGTTAAACGTAATCTTAAGATTGATTGCAACTGCTAAGGAAGGGCAATTAAAAGTAGAATTGCATCGTAAGGTTCTCTTGGAAAGGAATATTCATTATCTCTTGAAGGTTAAAGAGTGTTTCAATAAGTCTACTGTTGATGAGATTTATCAAGCAATTACAGGGGATGATTTCTTAGATCGTGTGATGTTATTTTCGAAGGAATGTCAGCGCAGGATAGAAAATCAACAGAGTAATCAGCAGAGTAATTAA
- a CDS encoding BTA121 domain-containing protein surface lipoprotein — MPGRSSSGGSLIGKGQFKKPAIGAHVGEDLTKAKKRNARSTSEVDVDAEENIEVKLAKLLGTFKLQSDEIKEGIKYIQSVLTNPSIGKKSGFKTYTNDEFYSILVDLGELRLKEIIEFHLKSLKLQKEVGAAIDKIAREEVKQSFKGEFDDFNEQYKFYLKDAFQSYEPNKISSMISFKNDSMKEWADNFNYLGLKSLKLIEIEAQNKELPDEELRVIELVRSVVTNSDIGSTEGYKTHSNVRFYSILGTLGPSRVKEMIEKLKVRFRALADVRGVIKGINLKPARDELELACNNYEDLFKLSIKRAFNQYPVEYIHDDVIHGNWHMGKVLMIQKRVTRFMDYENLYAGLSDDDQKAVEYLQNALTDPGIGDDKGYKTYSDVGFYEMLGKLGPSRLRKIIENMQAVFEMQEKALRAVEGVKKEQLKEELKHKFLSEKQLYLIQLKEFFNSSAPDQVYKAATKNDSSNRFIAIKNNALGI; from the coding sequence TTGCCCGGAAGAAGCTCATCTGGGGGAAGTTTGATTGGAAAGGGCCAGTTTAAAAAACCTGCGATTGGAGCACATGTGGGTGAAGATTTGACAAAGGCTAAAAAGCGTAATGCTAGAAGTACTTCTGAGGTTGATGTTGATGCAGAGGAGAACATAGAAGTTAAACTTGCTAAGCTTTTAGGCACATTCAAGCTACAAAGTGATGAGATAAAAGAAGGAATTAAGTATATACAAAGTGTATTAACTAATCCTTCTATTGGCAAGAAGTCTGGTTTTAAGACTTATACTAATGATGAGTTTTACTCCATATTAGTTGATTTAGGCGAGCTTAGACTTAAGGAAATTATAGAATTTCATTTAAAGTCTTTGAAATTACAAAAAGAAGTTGGGGCTGCTATTGATAAGATTGCTAGAGAAGAAGTAAAACAAAGCTTTAAAGGTGAGTTTGATGATTTCAATGAGCAATATAAATTTTATCTAAAAGATGCATTTCAAAGTTATGAGCCTAATAAGATTAGTTCAATGATAAGCTTTAAGAATGACAGTATGAAAGAATGGGCGGATAATTTTAATTATCTTGGACTTAAATCTTTGAAACTTATAGAAATTGAAGCTCAAAATAAAGAGCTGCCTGATGAAGAACTAAGAGTAATTGAGCTTGTACGAAGTGTAGTAACTAATTCTGATATTGGTAGTACTGAAGGGTATAAGACGCATTCTAATGTTAGATTTTATTCCATATTAGGTACGTTGGGACCTTCTAGGGTTAAAGAAATGATAGAAAAGCTTAAGGTGCGCTTTAGAGCACTAGCAGATGTTAGAGGGGTTATTAAGGGTATTAATTTAAAACCCGCAAGAGACGAATTGGAACTTGCTTGTAATAATTACGAGGATCTCTTTAAATTGAGCATAAAGAGAGCATTCAATCAATATCCTGTTGAATATATACATGATGATGTTATACATGGTAATTGGCATATGGGTAAGGTTTTGATGATTCAAAAGCGAGTTACACGATTTATGGATTATGAAAATCTATATGCAGGTCTTTCTGATGATGATCAAAAAGCAGTTGAGTATTTACAAAATGCATTAACTGATCCGGGTATTGGTGATGATAAAGGTTACAAGACGTATTCTGATGTTGGATTTTATGAAATGTTAGGTAAGTTGGGTCCTTCTAGGCTTAGGAAAATTATAGAAAATATGCAAGCGGTTTTTGAAATGCAAGAAAAAGCTTTAAGAGCTGTTGAGGGCGTTAAGAAAGAGCAATTAAAAGAAGAGCTTAAACATAAATTTTTATCGGAAAAACAGCTCTATTTAATTCAGCTTAAGGAGTTCTTCAATAGTTCTGCTCCTGATCAAGTGTATAAAGCAGCTACAAAGAATGATAGTTCAAATCGTTTTATAGCCATTAAGAATAATGCTCTAGGCATATAG
- a CDS encoding BTA121 domain-containing protein surface lipoprotein, whose translation MIKVGRYCTLLIIILIISCKSDAQDGIASGGNPIRVKTAAEGIKAKIDKLLGTFRLQSEEREAFKYIQRAVTDSNAGLSGDRTYSDSEFYDLLVGLGDVRLREIIKVYLGIYKAKRAVETDIEGVKEDALKQQLKYGLEVEESFYLRELKQVFNESTPGEVYNKVRNMRNLNKFATVKASIRQISELEELCASLSDDESRVVWYMRSVLTNSNIARGYGYSTYSNDSFYSLFKNNLNDARLKEVIGFHIVHVKALYEAKAVIKDIKKEGLRLQLQGKLGVRKNDYALELKRIFSPSSFDQIYNKAIDSNANSNINPAVEFTKIKNEALAIIAADQGNP comes from the coding sequence ATGATAAAGGTAGGGAGATATTGTACATTATTGATAATAATATTGATAATAAGTTGTAAATCAGATGCTCAAGATGGTATTGCATCTGGAGGAAATCCGATTAGAGTAAAGACAGCAGCTGAGGGTATAAAAGCTAAAATTGATAAGCTTTTGGGTACATTCAGATTGCAGAGTGAAGAAAGGGAAGCATTTAAGTATATACAAAGAGCAGTAACTGATTCTAATGCAGGACTCTCAGGTGATAGGACGTATTCTGATTCCGAGTTTTATGATTTGTTAGTTGGCTTGGGCGATGTTAGGCTTAGGGAAATTATAAAAGTTTATTTAGGCATATATAAAGCAAAAAGAGCAGTTGAAACAGATATTGAAGGTGTTAAGGAAGATGCATTAAAACAGCAATTAAAATATGGGTTAGAAGTGGAGGAGAGCTTTTATTTAAGAGAGCTAAAACAGGTATTTAATGAATCTACTCCTGGTGAGGTATATAATAAAGTTAGAAATATGAGGAATTTGAATAAGTTTGCTACTGTTAAAGCCTCTATTAGACAAATTAGTGAGCTTGAAGAACTATGCGCAAGTCTGTCTGATGATGAGAGTAGAGTAGTTTGGTATATGCGAAGCGTATTAACTAATTCTAATATTGCTCGTGGGTACGGTTATTCAACGTATTCTAATGATAGTTTTTATAGTTTATTTAAGAACAACCTGAATGATGCTAGATTGAAGGAAGTTATAGGATTTCATATTGTACATGTTAAAGCGTTATATGAAGCTAAAGCGGTTATTAAAGATATTAAGAAAGAGGGATTAAGACTTCAATTGCAAGGTAAGTTGGGTGTGCGAAAGAATGACTATGCCTTGGAATTAAAACGGATATTTAGTCCATCTTCTTTTGATCAGATATATAATAAAGCTATAGATAGCAATGCCAATAGCAATATCAATCCTGCTGTTGAGTTTACTAAGATTAAAAATGAAGCTTTGGCTATTATAGCAGCTGATCAGGGTAATCCTTAA
- a CDS encoding BTA121 domain-containing protein surface lipoprotein yields MMKTRYSNNLLLALILLLLLTIGCDLGFGKKDDPKLSAADIKLNQLLNTFRLQNEEREVVMYMRNVAMDPSVDFDQDYRTYNSNEFYSLVYGLGSFKTKMIIGVHFRTLQTQKEAKETLAIVREGKGKRELEDRFRLRVRAYNLALKNAFSDYHVQNIYDNLMGYNREFEGYFIGIIDDAKGVIEVGDLYIELFENEKLVVNHMVNIVTNPKIGRGHGYKTYMNKLEFYGLLSKLGIARVRELIRLRFNNVRTKNETLRAINRVKDKQARQDLLSQLNVLEDGYPSRLKLVFSGRTPDIIYNQAMNGLDYVASFMAIKNEADAKNKP; encoded by the coding sequence ATGATGAAGACAAGATATAGTAATAATTTGTTATTAGCATTAATATTGTTATTATTGCTAACAATAGGTTGTGATTTAGGATTCGGGAAAAAGGACGATCCTAAATTAAGTGCGGCTGATATTAAGCTTAATCAGCTTTTAAACACATTCAGGCTACAGAATGAAGAAAGGGAAGTCGTCATGTATATGCGAAACGTAGCAATGGATCCTAGTGTTGATTTCGATCAGGATTATAGAACGTATAATAGTAATGAGTTTTATAGCCTTGTGTATGGTTTAGGTAGTTTTAAGACTAAGATGATAATAGGAGTTCATTTCAGGACCTTGCAAACACAAAAAGAGGCTAAAGAAACCCTTGCAATTGTTAGGGAAGGGAAAGGGAAGAGAGAACTTGAAGATAGGTTTAGGTTGAGGGTGAGAGCATATAATTTGGCCCTAAAGAATGCATTTAGCGACTATCATGTTCAGAATATTTATGACAATCTGATGGGTTATAATCGTGAATTTGAGGGTTATTTTATTGGGATTATAGATGATGCTAAAGGCGTTATAGAGGTTGGAGATCTGTACATAGAGCTGTTTGAAAACGAGAAATTGGTAGTTAATCATATGGTAAACATAGTAACTAATCCTAAGATTGGTAGGGGTCATGGATATAAGACTTATATGAATAAGCTTGAGTTTTATGGACTATTAAGCAAGTTAGGTATTGCTAGGGTTAGAGAACTTATAAGATTGCGTTTCAATAATGTTAGAACAAAAAATGAAACTTTACGAGCTATTAATCGTGTTAAGGACAAGCAAGCAAGACAAGACTTGCTAAGCCAGTTAAATGTATTAGAGGACGGCTATCCATCGCGTTTAAAATTGGTATTTAGTGGTCGTACCCCGGATATAATTTATAATCAAGCTATGAATGGTCTTGATTATGTTGCTAGTTTTATGGCCATTAAAAATGAAGCTGATGCTAAGAACAAGCCTTAG